One stretch of Nicotiana tabacum cultivar K326 chromosome 18, ASM71507v2, whole genome shotgun sequence DNA includes these proteins:
- the LOC107786893 gene encoding glucan endo-1,3-beta-glucosidase, acidic-like → MAILLLVALLPNLLILGVQSIGVCYGRNGNNLPSPQDVINLYKDNGITNLRIYDPNPEVLNALRGSNVEIILDIPNYNLQALTDPNAATNWVHTDIINYFPSVKIKYIAAGNEVSPGFPQTAQFAPFILPAMHNVQRALAAYGVQNQIKVSTVMYSGILTNTYPPWNAIFRDDLKGFIVPIVQFLAQNDSPLLANIYPYFAYRGDPAHVALPYALFTQPGADPGSGYHNLFDAMLDAQYYALEKADGNNIEIVVAESGWPSDGGFGASMENARTYYINLNNHVKLGGGTPHKPGKVIETYLFAMFDENLKEGDETEKHYGVFYPNKAKKYNINFHFLIIYIVYTLIKHNYTHIIHKLWIWVPAVPAWEKEFCLKNGEFTWENFLECKRYTYHFSKILEWNDSAAEEAFNYAKNRFNAEFHNLKFIDTNFEPNPNLYIDEIDWNNSENDSQLLLELELALKAAEEEEDDGINIPKHLRRNYDMPIEKIIPTGWNVVDFVECNVLTGLIVGDHSSCGEVFHKTDNSSIASVKLLSATLLLRLLGLVREIAQDFKADLRFQSSTVAALQEAAEAYLVGLFEDTNLCVIHAKKVTIIPKDIQLTRRIRGERA, encoded by the exons ATGGCTATACTTCTGCTTGTTGCACTGTTGCCAAATCTTCTAATATTAG GAGTGCAGTCAATTGGAGTATGCTATGGGAGAAATGGCAACAATTTACCATCTCCTCAAGATGTCATAAATCTTTATAAAGATAATGGCATAACAAACTTGAGAATTTATGATCCAAATCCTGAAGTACTCAATGCTCTTAGAGGTAGTAACGTTGAAATAATTCTTGACATTCCCAATTACAATCTTCAAGCCTTAACAGATCCAAATGCAGCTACAAATTGGGTACATACCGATATTATTAACTATTTTCCAAGTGTTAAAATCAAATATATAGCTGCTGGAAATGAAGTTTCTCCAGGATTTCCTCAAACAGCTCAATTTGCTCCTTTTATTCTCCCTGCTATGCATAATGTACAACGAGCATTAGCAGCTTATGGGGTACAAAACCAAATCAAGGTCTCAACGGTCATGTATTCGGGTATTTTAACGAATACCTACCCTCCTTGGAACGCGATTTTTCGCGATGACCTAAAGGGTTTCATCGTCCCGATAGTGCAATTCCTGGCACAGAATGACTCTCCGTTGTTAGCGAATATTTACCCTTACTTCGCGTATCGAGGTGACCCGGCCCATGTTGCACTCCCTTATGCACTATTTACCCAACCGGGAGCGGATCCCGGGTCGGGTTATCATAACTTGTTTGATGCTATGTTGGATGCACAATATTATGCACTTGAGAAAGCCGATGGAAATAACATAGAAATTGTTGTTGCTGAAAGTGGATGGCCTTCTGATGGTGGATTTGGAGCAAGTATGGAAAATGCTAGAACTTATTATATAAATTTGAATAATCATGTGAAATTAGGAGGAGGAACTCCACATAAGCCTGGAAAAGTTATAGAAACTTATTTGTTCGCTATGTTTGATGAAAATTTGAAGGAAGGAGATGAGACTGAGAAACATTATGGAGTGTTTTATCCTAATAAAGCTAAGAAGTATAATATTAACTTCCA ttttttaatcaTATACATAGTTTATACATTGATTAaacataattatacacatataatacataaattat ggatttgggtgCCGGCAGTTCCTGCATGGGAGAAGGAATTTTGTTTAAAGAATGGTGAATTCACATGGGAAAATTTCTTGGAATGCAAGAGATATACATATCACTTTTCAAAAATATTGGAATGGAATGATTCAGCTGCCGAAGAAGCatttaattatgcaaaaaatAGATTTAATGCTGAGTTTCATAACTTGAAATTTATTGATACTAATTTTGAGCCAAACCCTAATCTCTACATTGATGAAATTGATTGGAATAATTCAGAAAATGATTCTCAGCTTTTATTGGAATTGGAATTGGCATTGAAagctgcagaagaagaagaagatgatggaaTTAATATTCCAAAGCATTTGAGGAGAAATTATGATATGCCAATTGAGAAAATTATACCAACTGGTTGGAATGTTGTTGATTTTGTTGAATGTAATGTTTTGACTGGTCTTATTGTGGGTGATCATAGCAGTTGCGGTGAAG TGTTTCACAAAACCGACAATTCATCTATAGCCTCGGTTAAACTATTATCCGCAACTTTGTTATTAAGATTGTTAGGACTAGTCAGAGAAATTGCACAGGATTTCAAGGCGGATCTTAGGTTTCAGAGCAGTACTGTGGCTGCACTTCAGGAGGCTGCTGAGGCTTACTTGGTGGGTCTTTTTGAGGATACCAACTTGTGTGTTATTCACGCTAAAAAGGTGACTATTATACCTAAGGATATTCAGTTGACTAGGCGTATTAGGGGCGAAAGGgcttaa
- the LOC107786895 gene encoding uncharacterized protein LOC107786895, which translates to MASLGMYWNTGFKKRAVKMASSAKEINNEKQNNRVELPEKVKKSRVLILGGTGRVGGSTAISLSKFCPDLHIIIAGRNREKGNAMVSKLGKNSEFAEVNIDNREALEANLTDVDIVVHTAGPFQQSENCKVLEAAIGTKTAYLDVCDDTSYATRAKSYMNKALEANIPAITTGGIYPGVSNVMAAELVRTAKLESNGELERLRFYYYTAGTGGAGPTILATSFLLLGEDVVAYNKGEEIKLKPYSGMLTIDFGIGIGKKDVFLLNLPEVKSVHEVLGVPTVSARFGTDPFFWNWGMIAMRNLLPREFLRDRSKVQQLVQLFDPVVRAVDGTSGEAVSMRVDLECSDGHNRIGIFSHKRLSRSVGISTAAFVLAILEGSTKPGVWFPEEPEGIAVEAREVLLQRASQGTINFIINKAPWMVETNPKELGFGIYS; encoded by the exons ATGGCTAGTTTAGGCATGTATTGGAATACAGGATTCAAGAAAAGGGCAGTGAAAATGGCTAGTTCTGCAAAGGAGATTAATAATGAAAAGCAGAACAACAGAGTTGAGCTACCAGAGAAAGTGAAAAAATCAAGAGTATTAATATTAGGTGGAACTGGAAGAGTTGGTGGTTCTACTGCTATTTCTCTCTCTAAATTCTGTCCTGACCTTCACATTATCATTGCTGGTAGAAATAG GGAGAAAGGGAATGCTATGGTGTCAAAACTAGGAAAAAACTCAGAATTTGCTGAAGTAAATATAGACAACAGAGAAGCATTAGAAGCCAATTTGACAG ATGTGGACATTGTGGTTCATACTGCCGGGCCATTCCAACAGTCAGAAAACTGTAAAGTACTAGAAGCTGCCATTGGGACCAAG ACAGCCTATCTTGATGTTTGTGATGACACAAGCTATGCAACACGGGCAAAGTCCTATATGAATAAAGCTCTGGAAGCCAATATTCCAGCCATAACTACCGGTGGAATCTACCCAGGAGTGAGCAATG TGATGGCAGCGGAGCTTGTTCGCACTGCGAAACTTGAAAGTAATGGTGAATTGGAGAGGCTTAG ATTCTACTACTACACTGCAGGCACCGGTGGTGCCGGACCTACTATTTTAGCTACTAGCTTTTTGCTTCTTGGAGAGGATGTAGTTGCATATAATAAAG GAGAGGAAATCAAGTTGAAGCCTTATAGTGGAATGCTTACCATTGACTTCGGAATAGGGATCGGCAAGAAGGATGTTTTCCTCCT AAATCTGCCAGAGGTGAAAAGTGTGCATGAGGTCCTTGGAGTACCGACTGTTAGCGCTCGGTTTGGTACGGATCCATTTTTCTGGAACTGGGGAATGATTGCCATGAGAAATTTACTTCCTCGT GAATTCCTGAGGGATAGAAGCAAAGTGCAGCAGTTGGTTCAACTATTTGATCCAGTTGTTCGAGCCGTTGATGGCACATCTGGAGAGGCAGTCTCAATGCGA GTGGATTTAGAATGCTCAGATGGACACAACAGAATTGGCATATTTAGTCATAAAAGACTTTCTAG ATCAGTGGGAATTTCAACAGCTGCATTTGTCCTTGCTATTCTCGAGGGAAGCACAAAACCAGGTGTCTGGTTTCCTGAAGAG CCTGAAGGAATTGCAGTTGAAGCAAGGGAAGTTCTTCTCCAAAGAGCTTCCCAGGGAACTATAAACTTCATTATCAACAA GGCTCCATGGATGGTAGAAACAAATCCTAAAGAGCTCGGATTTGGAATTTATTCATAA